A window of the Polaribacter sp. HaHaR_3_91 genome harbors these coding sequences:
- a CDS encoding glycoside hydrolase family protein, whose amino-acid sequence MNKFLVKLLLTVLLSCSITAVSQEKEISLDIHKMMKPLQKNGIFRDSLYYNWGGSILKDEGVTYHLFYSRWKREYTFNGWLTFSEIAHAESNTATGPWKYKETVLKGSGQGSWDEITAHNPKIKYFEGKYYLYYIATNLGGKEFTNDDLIALSTKPLKDPDRGTLRKNQRTGVAVSNSINGPWKRMETPIIEPSGPIANITVNPAIDQGKDGKYYLIVKGDKPNEKKFIRNQAIAISTSPTGPFQIQPNPVIGDLDTEDVSMWFDKEQAVFYAVFHAHSYIGLMTSVDGLHWKKAENYEISRKKLKLEDGGFLIPNRMERPFVYVENNQPTVLCLAIKKGDDSYTIFIPLHESKTR is encoded by the coding sequence ATGAATAAATTCCTCGTAAAACTTTTATTGACTGTATTGTTAAGTTGTTCTATTACTGCTGTGTCACAAGAAAAAGAGATCAGTCTAGACATCCATAAAATGATGAAGCCTTTGCAAAAAAATGGAATTTTTCGTGATTCTTTGTATTACAATTGGGGAGGTTCAATTCTAAAAGATGAAGGAGTTACCTATCATTTGTTTTATTCCCGATGGAAAAGAGAGTATACGTTTAATGGATGGCTAACTTTTTCGGAAATAGCACATGCAGAATCCAATACAGCAACAGGTCCTTGGAAATACAAGGAGACAGTTTTAAAAGGAAGTGGTCAAGGAAGTTGGGATGAAATTACGGCTCACAATCCTAAAATTAAATATTTTGAAGGCAAATATTACCTTTATTATATCGCCACTAATTTGGGTGGTAAGGAATTTACCAATGATGATTTAATTGCATTAAGTACAAAACCGTTAAAAGACCCAGATAGAGGAACGCTACGTAAAAATCAAAGAACCGGAGTAGCGGTTTCAAATTCTATTAATGGTCCTTGGAAAAGAATGGAAACTCCCATAATAGAACCATCTGGACCCATAGCTAACATCACTGTGAATCCTGCAATTGACCAAGGGAAAGACGGTAAGTATTACTTAATTGTAAAAGGAGATAAACCCAATGAGAAAAAGTTTATCAGAAACCAGGCAATTGCGATTTCTACATCACCAACAGGGCCTTTTCAAATACAACCAAACCCTGTTATTGGAGACTTAGACACAGAAGATGTTTCAATGTGGTTTGATAAAGAACAAGCTGTCTTTTATGCTGTTTTTCATGCCCATTCTTATATTGGATTAATGACATCTGTTGATGGTTTGCATTGGAAAAAAGCAGAGAATTATGAGATCAGTCGTAAGAAATTAAAATTGGAAGATGGAGGTTTTCTAATTCCCAATCGTATGGAACGTCCGTTTGTTTATGTAGAAAATAATCAACCAACGGTTTTGTGTCTTGCCATAAAAAAAGGAGATGATTCCTATACGATATTTATTCCACTACATGAATCTAAAACTCGGTAA
- a CDS encoding dienelactone hydrolase family protein, which translates to MKKITILFLCLITQSVFSQTLYLDNSFSTDYLKEQDKSFYEQNTNAYIYTDKNGAKMPYRLFLPDNYNPKKEYPIVLVFHGAGSRGNDNLKQLRPWVAGWMDAEVQKEHPSIILMPQCPNKQQWVNVPWKEGSYRFKDIPVSDPMKLAKEIFDKVVREYAVDTKRVYVMGMSMGGYGTWNFVMRYPKIIAAAVPICGAGDPSMAKKIKRIPIWAFHGDKDPTVPLAGSTEMIESLTRFKKHKARFTIYKDVGHNSYELAWKNPSLVDWLFSQHKN; encoded by the coding sequence ATGAAAAAAATAACCATATTATTTTTATGTTTAATTACTCAAAGTGTCTTTTCTCAAACACTATATTTAGATAATAGTTTTTCTACTGATTATCTTAAAGAACAAGATAAATCATTTTATGAGCAAAACACAAACGCTTATATTTATACTGATAAAAATGGAGCAAAAATGCCCTATCGATTGTTTTTACCAGACAATTACAATCCTAAAAAAGAATATCCCATAGTTTTAGTTTTTCACGGAGCAGGTTCTAGAGGAAATGACAATTTGAAACAATTACGACCTTGGGTTGCAGGTTGGATGGATGCTGAAGTACAAAAAGAACATCCAAGTATTATTTTAATGCCGCAGTGTCCTAATAAACAACAGTGGGTAAATGTGCCTTGGAAAGAGGGTTCTTATCGATTTAAGGACATTCCGGTGAGTGATCCTATGAAATTAGCCAAAGAAATTTTTGACAAAGTAGTTCGGGAATATGCTGTAGATACAAAACGTGTTTATGTTATGGGGATGTCTATGGGAGGTTATGGTACATGGAATTTTGTGATGCGTTATCCCAAAATAATTGCAGCTGCGGTTCCTATTTGTGGGGCAGGAGATCCATCGATGGCAAAAAAAATAAAGAGAATTCCTATTTGGGCTTTTCATGGTGATAAAGATCCTACAGTGCCACTTGCTGGCTCTACAGAGATGATTGAATCTTTAACTCGTTTTAAAAAGCATAAAGCTCGTTTCACTATTTACAAAGATGTTGGTCATAATTCGTACGAATTGGCATGGAAAAATCCATCATTGGTTGATTGGCTTTTTAGTCAGCATAAAAACTAA
- a CDS encoding family 43 glycosylhydrolase, giving the protein MHKIKLGIVIIFASLITSCNTTKKEKKIEKEVKTETEAVNFTYQDITGIGKDAVYNRRDNSDIIKVGDTYYIWYSRMDSPITPGYWATIWYATSKDEGHTWQEQGMALDLGKEGEFDSHSVFTPNILAHKGKYYLYYTGVKPTPGNKEKEFEGNGTTDITAIGLAVSDSPDGPFVRVENNPVLEISDVASDFDSFRIDDASLLVRDDKVCLFYKGRSISDGKQGPKRTKMNAAYADQPEGPFKKHEGYFLDKSHEVLIWNQNGGIVSLASLSKTLYFSKDGEHFSVLQDGLKKIPMAPGLYRPHLENGNLATEVPGWGISMIQKKGLTYLVRFEMK; this is encoded by the coding sequence ATGCATAAAATAAAATTAGGAATTGTAATCATATTCGCAAGTTTAATCACTTCTTGTAACACGACAAAAAAGGAGAAAAAAATAGAAAAAGAAGTAAAAACAGAAACAGAGGCTGTAAATTTTACATATCAAGATATCACAGGTATTGGTAAAGATGCTGTGTATAATAGAAGAGATAATAGTGATATTATCAAAGTAGGAGACACGTATTATATTTGGTACAGCCGTATGGATAGTCCGATTACTCCAGGTTATTGGGCAACCATTTGGTATGCAACTTCAAAAGATGAAGGACATACTTGGCAAGAACAAGGAATGGCGCTTGATTTAGGAAAGGAAGGTGAATTTGATAGTCATTCTGTTTTTACGCCAAATATCTTAGCTCATAAAGGGAAATATTACTTGTATTACACAGGTGTAAAACCTACTCCAGGAAATAAAGAGAAGGAGTTTGAAGGTAATGGTACTACTGATATCACAGCCATAGGTCTTGCGGTTTCAGACAGTCCAGACGGTCCTTTTGTTAGAGTAGAAAATAATCCGGTATTGGAAATTAGTGATGTTGCATCAGATTTTGACAGTTTTAGAATTGATGATGCTAGTTTGTTAGTTAGAGATGATAAAGTTTGTTTATTCTATAAAGGAAGATCTATTAGTGATGGAAAACAAGGGCCGAAAAGAACAAAAATGAATGCAGCGTATGCTGACCAACCTGAGGGACCTTTTAAAAAGCATGAGGGCTATTTTTTAGATAAAAGTCACGAAGTCTTAATTTGGAATCAAAATGGTGGCATTGTTTCATTGGCATCACTTAGTAAAACGTTGTATTTTTCTAAAGATGGAGAGCACTTTTCTGTTTTACAAGACGGTTTAAAAAAGATACCAATGGCACCAGGTTTGTATCGTCCGCATTTAGAAAATGGAAATTTGGCAACTGAAGTTCCTGGTTGGGGAATTTCAATGATTCAAAAGAAAGGATTAACCTATTTGGTTCGTTTTGAAATGAAGTAG